The following coding sequences lie in one Candidatus Hydrogenedentota bacterium genomic window:
- a CDS encoding SGNH/GDSL hydrolase family protein, with protein GDSYTYGWGVDLQDTWVKRLEARFREQGRNIEFLNLGRPGACPKDYAMLAERALPLLKPDLVIVAALQIDDIDQCVDANVGVDDSEMQDIAQAEWGRWARPVAALASGMRFLYPNISRKVALKLGRSQAKSSQAQEGVDLNELWKRQAAETLNKLDGPAKERFEALDPRLQQAFREVKLHPHLMLGILLGPRSGAPLYLEPKSEEMQKRIARCGGYLARVRQAAAAQGAGCVVIAVPYPFVVSAENLKAHIELGGQHDEKELTSGAADEALAQACDIAGLPFHSVTAEFREQAPNRQLYFKYDGHFTADGHAYFEECVAPVLERLLNER; from the coding sequence TGGGAGACTCGTACACGTACGGGTGGGGGGTCGACCTGCAGGACACATGGGTGAAACGGCTCGAGGCCCGCTTTCGCGAACAGGGCCGAAATATCGAGTTCCTGAATCTTGGCCGGCCGGGGGCGTGTCCCAAAGACTATGCCATGCTCGCCGAAAGAGCGTTGCCTCTCTTGAAACCCGACCTCGTGATTGTGGCCGCCCTGCAGATTGATGACATCGACCAGTGTGTCGACGCTAACGTTGGGGTCGATGATTCCGAGATGCAAGACATCGCCCAGGCCGAATGGGGGCGCTGGGCGCGGCCCGTGGCTGCTCTCGCAAGCGGCATGCGCTTCCTGTACCCGAACATTTCCCGGAAGGTTGCTTTGAAACTCGGCAGAAGCCAGGCAAAGTCTTCTCAGGCGCAGGAGGGCGTCGACCTCAACGAATTGTGGAAACGGCAGGCCGCCGAGACCCTGAACAAGCTCGACGGGCCGGCAAAGGAAAGGTTCGAAGCGTTAGATCCCAGGCTCCAGCAGGCGTTCCGGGAAGTGAAGCTGCACCCGCACCTGATGCTGGGAATACTTTTGGGGCCTCGAAGCGGCGCCCCCCTTTACCTGGAGCCCAAGAGCGAGGAAATGCAGAAGCGCATAGCCCGTTGCGGGGGGTACCTGGCACGCGTCCGGCAAGCCGCGGCGGCGCAGGGGGCCGGTTGCGTGGTCATTGCCGTGCCCTATCCCTTCGTGGTATCGGCCGAAAACTTGAAGGCGCACATCGAATTGGGCGGGCAGCATGACGAGAAGGAACTGACTTCCGGCGCGGCGGACGAAGCACTTGCTCAAGCGTGCGACATTGCTGGACTACCTTTCCATAGCGTGACGGCGGAGTTTCGGGAACAGGCCCCCAACCGCCAGCTCTATTTCAAGTATGACGGCCACTTCACAGCTGACGGACACGCGTATTTCGAGGAATGTGTGGCGCCTGTCCTTGAGCGTCTTCTGAACGAACGGTGA
- a CDS encoding alpha-N-acetylglucosaminidase TIM-barrel domain-containing protein, which translates to MSRMHQSLVMAIVAWAAIAIGTASPAESSPEDAVAGLAARLLGDRAKAFAFETILPDNGRDVFEVEASAGRVTVRGSSGVAMASGLHWYLKYPCQCHVSWCGNQLALPEPLPDAAPFRHVSPYKYRYYFNYCTFSYSMAWWDWERWEREVDWMALNGINMPLSVTGQEAIWQTVYRNMGFTGSELDAFFVGPAFLPFGWMGCMDGWCGPSSQAWLDRHLALQKRIVERERELGMTPVLQGFTGHVPEAITRIYPDVKLQQLPSWCGFPGTWFVDPRDPRFVEIGKAFVEEQTRQFGTDHFYAADTFIEMRPPSSDPEFLAAMGRGVYDAMKAADPDAVWVMQGWIFVNAPDFWKPPQTRALLTAVPDERMVVLDLFCDVNPAWTKTEAFYGKPWVWSVVHSFGRRDGMFGNLRDIASATAAARNDPARRKLVGLGLIMEGIENNPVYYDLFTEMAWREDAPGVDSWVTDYARRRYGKALPEASEAWRLIEESLYRRTGPYAPVVCARPNVSDWPGGLPEASLKSLYDAWGRLLACADALGNQDTYQHDLVDVTREILALYSADAHADMLQAYRERSPEEFRDAAERFLTLIRDLDTLLATRQEFLLGRWLADASRWATNEAEQQHYEYNARIQITSWDNPGGHLNEYAQKQWSGLLRGFYLKRYELFVDHLRADLEDGNAFSQQRFKEDVLRFENEWLHGREPYPAEPVGDPIPEARRVHEVYGPRLAKRGEPDAVSLTTGKPVSCSHALPQYPAEFANDGRTRNTERYWATDAGIGPEPAWWQVDLGMPTSVGRVVVVGYYGDTRHYGFLVETSSDGETWEIAADRRDNAAESTRSGYTCVFPPREARFIRVTQTSNSANTGRHLVEVMAYPE; encoded by the coding sequence ATGTCACGAATGCACCAGTCACTTGTGATGGCCATTGTTGCGTGGGCAGCTATCGCAATCGGTACCGCATCCCCGGCAGAATCCTCGCCCGAGGACGCTGTGGCGGGTCTCGCCGCGCGCCTTCTAGGGGACCGCGCGAAGGCGTTCGCCTTCGAGACCATACTCCCCGACAACGGCCGCGATGTCTTCGAGGTCGAGGCAAGCGCGGGGCGGGTTACCGTACGCGGGTCAAGCGGCGTTGCCATGGCTTCCGGACTCCACTGGTACCTCAAGTACCCGTGCCAATGCCACGTATCCTGGTGCGGGAACCAACTGGCGCTGCCGGAGCCTTTGCCGGACGCGGCCCCGTTCCGGCACGTGAGCCCTTACAAATACCGCTATTACTTCAACTACTGCACGTTCTCCTATTCCATGGCGTGGTGGGACTGGGAACGCTGGGAACGCGAGGTCGACTGGATGGCCCTGAACGGCATCAACATGCCCCTGTCGGTGACCGGCCAGGAAGCCATCTGGCAGACCGTCTATCGAAACATGGGGTTCACCGGCAGCGAGCTCGATGCCTTCTTCGTCGGCCCAGCTTTTCTGCCTTTCGGATGGATGGGATGCATGGACGGCTGGTGCGGCCCCTCGTCCCAGGCATGGCTCGACCGGCACCTGGCACTGCAGAAGCGCATTGTCGAACGCGAGCGCGAACTGGGCATGACCCCCGTGCTGCAGGGGTTCACGGGGCATGTTCCCGAGGCCATCACGCGCATCTACCCGGACGTGAAACTCCAGCAATTGCCGAGCTGGTGCGGGTTTCCGGGAACCTGGTTTGTCGATCCGCGGGATCCCCGGTTTGTTGAGATCGGCAAGGCGTTCGTCGAGGAACAGACACGGCAGTTCGGAACCGACCACTTTTATGCCGCCGACACGTTCATCGAGATGCGGCCGCCCAGTTCCGACCCCGAATTCCTTGCCGCCATGGGAAGGGGCGTATACGATGCCATGAAGGCCGCGGACCCGGATGCGGTGTGGGTCATGCAAGGGTGGATCTTCGTCAACGCCCCCGATTTCTGGAAGCCGCCGCAAACCCGGGCCCTGCTCACGGCCGTGCCCGACGAGCGCATGGTGGTGCTCGACCTGTTCTGCGACGTCAATCCCGCATGGACAAAGACCGAAGCGTTCTACGGCAAACCCTGGGTGTGGAGCGTGGTCCACAGTTTCGGGCGCCGCGATGGGATGTTTGGCAATCTCCGGGACATCGCGTCCGCCACAGCCGCGGCCCGCAACGACCCCGCACGCCGCAAACTGGTTGGACTTGGCCTTATCATGGAGGGAATCGAGAATAACCCGGTCTATTACGACCTCTTCACGGAGATGGCCTGGCGCGAGGACGCCCCCGGCGTCGACTCGTGGGTGACGGACTACGCGCGGCGCAGATACGGGAAAGCCCTGCCCGAGGCCAGCGAAGCGTGGCGGCTCATCGAGGAAAGCCTGTACCGCCGGACAGGCCCCTACGCCCCCGTGGTTTGCGCACGGCCCAACGTGTCCGACTGGCCCGGCGGCCTGCCGGAAGCTTCGCTGAAGTCGCTCTATGATGCGTGGGGGCGTTTGCTGGCGTGCGCCGATGCCCTGGGAAACCAGGATACTTACCAGCACGATCTCGTGGACGTCACCCGCGAGATATTGGCGCTGTACAGCGCTGACGCCCACGCCGATATGCTTCAAGCCTACCGCGAAAGAAGCCCCGAAGAGTTTCGCGATGCGGCAGAACGATTCCTGACGTTGATCCGCGATTTGGACACGTTGCTGGCCACCCGGCAGGAGTTCCTGCTCGGCAGATGGCTTGCCGACGCCAGCCGCTGGGCAACGAACGAGGCCGAGCAGCAGCATTACGAGTATAACGCCCGTATCCAGATCACCTCATGGGATAATCCGGGCGGACACCTCAACGAATACGCCCAGAAACAATGGTCGGGATTGCTGCGGGGATTCTATCTGAAACGGTACGAGCTCTTCGTGGACCATCTGAGGGCCGATCTCGAGGACGGAAACGCGTTCAGCCAGCAGCGGTTCAAGGAAGACGTCCTCCGTTTTGAAAACGAGTGGCTGCACGGACGGGAACCGTACCCGGCCGAACCCGTGGGCGACCCGATACCCGAGGCGCGCCGGGTGCATGAAGTCTACGGACCGCGCCTCGCCAAACGCGGGGAACCCGACGCCGTCAGTCTGACCACCGGCAAACCGGTTTCGTGCTCGCACGCCCTTCCGCAGTACCCGGCCGAGTTCGCCAATGACGGGCGAACCCGCAACACCGAGCGGTACTGGGCAACCGACGCCGGGATCGGGCCTGAACCTGCCTGGTGGCAGGTTGACCTCGGGATGCCCACCTCTGTCGGACGCGTCGTCGTTGTCGGCTACTATGGCGACACCCGGCACTACGGATTCCTGGTCGAGACATCCTCCGATGGAGAAACATGGGAGATCGCCGCGGACCGCAGAGACAACGCCGCTGAGTCCACCCGCTCGGGATACACCTGCGTTTTCCCGCCGCGCGAAGCGCGCTTCATTCGCGTGACCCAGACAAGCAACTCCGCCAATACCGGACGCCACCTGGTCGAGGTCATGGCCTATCCCGAGTGA